From Campylobacter showae:
CGCGCTTCCAAGTCCTGACTGGGCGAAATTTTGCCTGATAGCCTCATAGGCGATGATGCCCGCGCTCGTGGCTAAATTTAAGCTTCTGCCCTGCTCGCCCATCGGGATTTTGATCGCGTTTGAGAAATTTCGCTCCATCAGCTCCATAGGCAGGCCCGTACTTTCGCCGCCGAAAAACAAAAAGTCGCCCTTTTTAAACTCCGCTTCAAAGTAAAATTTATGCGCCTTCGTCGTCGCGTAAAAAAACCTATCCTCGAACTGGGCGTTTGCGTGCAAAAACTCGTCCAAATTCTCCCAGATCACCGGATTTAGCAGCGCCCAATAATCAAGTCCCGCGCGCCTAACGGCCTTTTCGCTGATGTCAAAAACGGTCGGCTTGATTATATGTAGCTTAAGGTTTGCATTTACGCACATGCGGCCGATCGAGCCCGTATTTTGTGGGATTTGAGGATGAACGAGGACGATGTTAAACATTTAAATAGTCGCCTTAGCACACATTTTAAAAGGCGCAAAAGCGCTTGCAGGGCCGCGTAAATTTGAGCTTTTTGCAAGACTTGTAAATTTTAAAAAATTATTTTTTAAGTAGTGTTTAAAAATATCGTCGCAATCGCATCGCGACGGCTTTTTTTTATTTTGAAAATTTATAATTGAGTTTTTTTTCACTTTCGCCTCTTTAAAATAGGGCTTGATTTTAGCCAATTTGCGCTTTTAACTAGGTTAATTTTTAAGCGCGGCTTGACTTTTCGTTTAAAAAATTATCTATCGCCAAGTCCTGCCTGCGCCTTATTTCAGCGCCTATTGCAGCGCCTTTAAAGCCTTGCTTTAAAATCCCCGTAGTGTCGATAGCGGGCTCAAATTTAGCTTCATAAACGCCTAAATTTTTGGCTCTTTTTATGAGGCTCGGCGAGTTTAGCCCGAGCCAGCTTTTTAGCGGTTTATCAATGGCGATTTTTAACAAGTATTTGTCGCTCGGGCGACCCGCAAAAAACGGCTCTTTGACGCAAGCTTCAAAGCTTTTAGGAAGTCCTAAGTCGTAAAAATTTTTAATGCTAAAAAAGCCGTTAAAAAGATACAAAAACTCGCGCTCGTCTTTTTTGCCGTTTTGTTTGGGCAGAAATTTGACTGCGCTTTTTAGTTTTGCGGCAAATTTCGCCGCCTCGGCTCGGCTCAAATTTAACCCGAAAATTTTACCAAGAAGACCTAGTTTATAAAGATACAAAAAGCCAACCTCTTGAAATTTAGCGCCAAAAAGTTTCATCAGCTCGCCGTTTATGCGCTCGCGGCTAAGATCT
This genomic window contains:
- a CDS encoding tRNA (cytidine(34)-2'-O)-methyltransferase, translating into MFNIVLVHPQIPQNTGSIGRMCVNANLKLHIIKPTVFDISEKAVRRAGLDYWALLNPVIWENLDEFLHANAQFEDRFFYATTKAHKFYFEAEFKKGDFLFFGGESTGLPMELMERNFSNAIKIPMGEQGRSLNLATSAGIIAYEAIRQNFAQSGLGSAL
- a CDS encoding CCA tRNA nucleotidyltransferase, with the protein product MSKIGSKICKNKNLKWLRDFLAPYTKRAYIVGGCVRDAMLGKKISDFDVEIYGIDPAKFDALMAQIGAYGVGKNYFVYKFKNFDLSLPRTENKTGEGHKAFEVAYADDERAASLRRDFTVNAMMINIFDGSFLDFYGGESDLKRGILRHIDDEKFAEDSLRVLRAVQFSARLNFRIARESLGLMKRLSISDLSRERINGELMKLFGAKFQEVGFLYLYKLGLLGKIFGLNLSRAEAAKFAAKLKSAVKFLPKQNGKKDEREFLYLFNGFFSIKNFYDLGLPKSFEACVKEPFFAGRPSDKYLLKIAIDKPLKSWLGLNSPSLIKRAKNLGVYEAKFEPAIDTTGILKQGFKGAAIGAEIRRRQDLAIDNFLNEKSSRA